In the genome of Cryptomeria japonica chromosome 8, Sugi_1.0, whole genome shotgun sequence, one region contains:
- the LOC131055394 gene encoding uncharacterized protein LOC131055394 yields MGERLMQVQLRTFCMADVDDFYEWASDEEVTRFMTWEPFKSKQQAREYVANVVIPRPWFKAICIQGSNKAIGHIMLKQGSGMNSCRAEMGYAISRKYWKMGVTTQAVITALKIESKELQGITRIVALVLPENVASARVLEKAGFIKEGLLRNYVYLKGNLRDCLLFSFVVPSATH; encoded by the coding sequence ATGGGTGAGAGGCTAATGCAAGTGCAACTGAGGACCTTCTGTATGGCTGACGTGGATGATTTCTATGAATGGGCAAGTGATGAAGAAGTTACACGCTTTATGACATGGGAGCCGTTCAAATCGAAGCAACAGGCAAGAGAGTATGTTGCAAACGTGGTGATTCCTCGCCCTTGGTTTAAGGCCATTTGCATCCAAGGAAGTAATAAGGCCATTGGCCACATTATGCTTAAGCAAGGCAGTGGAATGAACAGTTGCAGAGCAGAGATGGGGTATGCCATCTCTAGGAAGTACTGGAAAATGGGTGTCACCACTCAAGCTGTCATCACTGCTCTCAAAATTGAATCGAAGGAGTTGCAAGGAATAACGAGGATTGTAGCTCTGGTTCTCCCAGAGAATGTGGCCTCGGCAAGAGTACTGGAGAAGGCAGGGTTTATCAAGGAGGGACTGCTACGTAACTATGTGTATCTTAAGGGGAACCTCAGGGACTGCTTACTCTTTAGCTTTGTGGTTCCCTCGGCTACGCATTGA